The following proteins are co-located in the Carassius carassius chromosome 39, fCarCar2.1, whole genome shotgun sequence genome:
- the fam117ab gene encoding protein FAM117A yields the protein MKMSRNGSGLQPLKAIVPFTLLKAAGAAVKNINPGDRTQAQCRLQTQIRRTVSLDAIVGPYLQGQWPKEGDEHDREEKSTQTPHAWLAGAEKTAVGFHKRSASWGNSECLQDGTDVCADSFFRLKRLQQKKRSGILVGNQEKLHNQHQSPALLIPPASLTRLSSRLRQSEERLDQELEKVFTHNSSVHHCGLYEVPDGHRAPVPHLSSRSGFQIGSSLVASHSSSSSTSYSPQRPLELDTVEEVSSCILMLSSSPQPNNTYCFQRDPPEGCERVRVCEENTLPCLDHVYMLSCPDPNKVNFTTHTGSAFCPVNLPKPLLPPVDFLICSLSVSPGSCWVGQ from the exons ATGAAGATGTCCAGGAACGGATCAGGTCTCCAGCCTCTCAAAGCTATTGTTCCCTTCACGCTGCTCAAAGCAGCTGGAGCTGCCGTCAAAAATATCAATCCAG GTGATAGAACCCAAGCACAGTGCCGTTTGCAGACTCAGATTCGGCGCACAGTATCTTTGGATGCGATTGTGGGACCGTACTTGCAAGGCCAGTGGCCCAAAGAGGGCGACGAACACGACAGGGAAGAAAAATCCACCCAG ACACCACACGCTTGGTTAGCTGGAGCTGAAAAAACAGCTGTTGGATTTCACAAACGTTCCGCATCATGGGGAAATTCAGAATGTCTTCAGGATGGTACTGACGTATGTGCAGATTCA TTTTTCAGACTGAAACGACTGCAACAGAAGAAAAGGTCAGGCATTCTGGTTGGCAATCAAGAGAAACTGCACAACCAACATCAG TCCCCTGCTCTATTAATCCCACCTGCGTCATTGACTCGACTGTCGTCACGCTTGCGTCAAAGTGAAGAGAGACTAGATCAGGAGCTGGAGAAAGTCTTCACACATAATTCATCAGTTCACCACTGTGGA ctgTATGAGGTTCCTGACGGCCACAGGGCTCCTGTTCCACACCTGAGCTCCAGGAGTGGATTTCAGATTGGATCTTCCCTTGTAGCTTCCCATTCTTCTTCCTCATCCACATCTTACTCTCCACAGCGCCCTCTAGAACTCGACACTG TTGAGGAGGTCAGCTCATGTATCTTAATGCTGTCCTCATCACCACAACCCAATAACACCTACTGCTTTCAGAGAGATCCACCAGAGGGTTGTGAGAGAGTCCGAGTGTGTGAAGAGAACAC CCTTCCATGTTTGGACCACGTGTACATGCTCTCCTGCCCCGACCCCAACAAAGTGAACTTCaccacacacacaggctcagCCTTCTGCCCTGTCAATCTCCCGAAGCCCCTCCTACCTCCAGTGGACTTCCTGATCTGCAGCCTCTCAGTTTCTCCAGGGTCCTGCTGGGTGGGACAGTGA